The following proteins come from a genomic window of Rutidosis leptorrhynchoides isolate AG116_Rl617_1_P2 chromosome 10, CSIRO_AGI_Rlap_v1, whole genome shotgun sequence:
- the LOC139873102 gene encoding 5-formyltetrahydrofolate cyclo-ligase, mitochondrial — MGPSYKGLRRLVALTMSYPFTIATPPIQPAFPFTPSLILRQQTQPPFHRRTSATMTTTTNHLEEIFTQKRLVRSKVKKDLRSMDPTLRSQQDDAIQNLILDAPWFKSSKRLCAYISCSALREVDTSRILQHVLQNESKDGETKKILYVPRVEDKNCYMRMLNISGMDDLIANSMNILEPAPVDANGNDREDVMLANEPVDLLLLPGLAFDKTGRRLGRGGGYYDTFLSKYQELARQRNWKQPLLIALSYSVQILDDGVVPLTPSDVFIDGIVSPSGFIPISPVAHEICH; from the exons ATGGGTCCGTCATACAAAGGGCTGAGACGGTTGGTAGCACTGACCATGTCCTACCCGTTCACAATAGCAACACCCCCAATCCAACCCGCTTTCCCTTTCACCCCTTCTCTTATCCTGCGCCAACAAACACAACCACCATTTCACCGTCGCACCTCCGCCACCATGACCACCACAACCAATCACCTGGAAGAAATATTCACTCAGAAACGACTTGTCCGATCAAAAGTGAAAAAAGATCTCAGATCAATGGACCCCACCCTTAGATCTCAACAAG ATGATGCAATTCAGAATTTGATATTGGATGCTCCATGGTTTAAGTCAAGTAAAAGATTATGTGCTTATATAAGCTGCAGTGCATTAAGAGAAGTTGATACCTCAAGGATTTTGCAACATGTCTTACAAAATGAATCAAAAG atgGGGAAACAAAAAAGATACTATATGTTCCACGGGTGGAGGACAAGAATTGCTACATGCGAATGCTAAATATATCTGGTATGGATGATTTAATTGCAAACTCCATGAATATATTAGAACCCGCTCCAGTTGATGCTAATGGGAACGATCGAGAAGATG TTATGCTGGCAAATGAACCTGTTGACCTGCTTTTGTTACCTG GACTCGCATTTGACAAAACTGGAAGACGATTGGGCCGTGGTGGAGG TTACTACGACACGTTCCTTTCAAAGTATCAAGAACTTGCAAGACAAAGAAACTGGAAACAGCCTCTTCTAA TAGCACTATCGTATTCAGTGCAAATATTAGATGACGGAGTGGTTCCACTCACTCCGAGTGATGTTTTCATAGATGGTATTGTATCTCCATCGGGTTTCATCCCTATTAGCCCCGTGGCCCACGAGATTTGCCATTGA
- the LOC139873334 gene encoding uncharacterized protein: MSHNNNTTTTHRRHYAPPTPDTTMNHPQPTTNHHPDPPTTTTTIQNISNHFSRLYLNHKALSTQPQPQTTVTDISTTASLTKSNSQSQRTRLSSSRGKPHYYYANKPVKQQHHVDEQEDNIKRAIVVSNKIPTQKKDEKDQEKNGFDEIMKLPNGYDVKRQNLSSSNGTGVISKGLSRRRSFGSSSQAELADFFACNGVKVVSADMPPYMQIHVVDVTRKTYDSLEKFTAKTLASTLKKEFDGVYGPAWHCIVGSSFGSFVTHSVGGFMYFSMDQKLYVLLFKTAVQRAH, encoded by the exons ATGTCACACAATAACAAtaccaccaccacccaccgccGACATTATGCACCTCCTACACCTGACACCACCATGAACCACCCccaacccaccaccaaccaccacccagatccaccaacaaccaccaccaccatccaaaACATATCCAATCACTTTTCAAGATTGTACTTGAATCATAAAGCTCTTTCAACTCAACCTCAACCCCAAACTACTGTTACTGATATCTCAACCACTGCATCTTTGACCAAGTCAAATAGTCAAAGTCAAAGAACAAGACTTTCTTCAAGTAGAGGAAAACCCCATTATTATTATGCTAATAAACCAGTGAAACAACAACACCATGTTGATGAACAAGAAGATAACATCAAGAGAGCTATTGTTGTCAGTAACAAAATACCCACACAAAAAAAGGATGAAAAAGATCAAGAAAAAAATGGGTTTGATGAAATAATGAAATTACCAAATGGGTATGATGTCAAAAGGCAAAATTTATCATCATCAAATGGAACAGGAGTAATTAGTAAAGGTCTTAGTAGAAGGAGATCATTTGGAAGTAGTTCACAGGCTGAGCTGGCTGATTTTTTTGCTTGTAATGGTGTTAAAGTGGTTTCTGCTGACATGCCTCCTTATATGCAAATTCATGTTGTTGATGTTACAAGAAAAACATATGATAGTTTGGAAAAGTTCACTGCTAAAACACTTGCTTCCACCCTCAAAAAG GAGTTTGATGGGGTGTATGGACCAGCATGGCATTGTATCGTAGGGTCAAGTTTTGGATCATTTGTGACACATTCAGTTGGTGGATTCATGTACTTTTCAATGGACCAAAAGTTATATGTTCTCCTGTTCAAGACTGCTGTTCAAAGAGCACATTGA